Part of the Gammaproteobacteria bacterium genome, ACATCCTGCAACGCTTGGGTGATGAACTCCATTTTGTTTTTATCACCTCGGCGGCGACGATTGCACCGGCAACGGAGCATCCCTCAGACGCGACGGAAACAGGCGCGGGGCTGTGGCTAACCGTGACGCCCTCATCACATCCTAAATGTGGACGTTGCTGGCACCACCGCGTCGATGTCGGATTACATGCCGACCATCCCGAGTTGTGCGGACGTTGCGTGAGCAATATCGAAGGTACCGGCGAGGAGCGTTTTCATGCGTGAAGATAAAGGATCTTCTCTACGTTGGCTGTGGGTATCCAGCGTTGTGGTATTACTTGATCAACTCACTAAGATAATGATGGAATCAAGTCTGCGCCTTTACCAAAAAATAGAATTGCTTCCTGTTTTTAACCTCACCCTCGTCTACAACAAAGGAGCTGCCTTTAGTTTCCTGGCCGATGCCGCTGGTTGGCAACGATGGTTTTTTAGTGGTTTGGCGGCGGTGGTTAGCGGTGCGCTGGTCTTTTGGCTGAATAATTATTCCCGCCCTGGTTCAATATGGGAGGTGTTCGGCGTTTCCTTGATTATTGGCGGTGCCTGGGGAAATTTATTGGATCGCGTTCGACTTGGTCATGTTGTCGATTTCATTCAGTTCCATTGGTACGATTGGTATTTTCCCGCTTTTAATATCGCCGATTCCGCAATTACTCTCGGTGCGGGATTAATGATTCTGGATGTTTTTTTGCAGATAAGGAGTTACGCAGTTGAAAAATAGTAAGTCATTCTGCGCGAAGCGGAGTCGCAGAATCCATCTACATACTACATATAGATTCTGCGACTTCGGTCGCTAACGCGACCTCCGCGCAGAATGACAGAAAAAACTCAATCCTGCATAGAGTTACAAATTCAACTGCGTAACTCCTAGCATTTGTTAACAACAATGTATCGGAATAAACACTGCTTCAGATGATCGATGCAGCCATGTACAAAACTCTAAGGCTTCCCCCAAGGCAATCTGAAGTAGATTGTCTCGGCGGGAAGCCTCAGAGTCTTACCTATCCATCAACAACGATGGATGGATCTAAATAGTTACAACGAACTACATCATATCCATCCCGCCCATTCCACCCATTCCTCCACCCGCACCGGGGCCGCCATGACCGCCTTTTTCTTCCTGGGGCAGCTCGCTGACCATTGCTTCAGTAGTAATCATCAGTCCTGCAATGGACGCAGCGTTCTGAAGCGCGGTCCGCGCGACCTTTGTGGGATCCAGGATTCCCATCTCGATCATGTCACCGTATTCATTGGTTGAAGCGTTGTAGCCAAAATTCCCGCTATTTTCCAATACTTTGGAAAGCACCACGGAGCCTTCCTCACCGGCGTTGAGTACAATCTGACGTAAGGGTTCTTCCAAGGCGCGACGCAGGATGCTGATGCCCACATCTTGATCGTGGTTGCTGCCCTTGAGGCCCTTTAGGGCGTTCAGGGTCCGCACCAAGGCGACGCCACCGCCAGGTACTACACCCTCTTCCACAGCGGCGCGGGTAGCATGTAGTGCATCCTCGACACGAGCCTTGCGTTCTTTCATCTCCACTTCGGTCGCAGCACCCACTTTAATGACGGCCACGCCACCGGCCAGTTTGGCCATGCGTTCCTGAAGCTTTTCTTTGTCGTAGTCGGAGCTGGTTTCTTCGATCTGCGCACGGAGCTGATCGACCCGACCCTTAATGTCGGCTGGGTCGCCTGCACCATCAATAATCGTAGTGTTGTCCTTGGTAACCGTTACGCGCTTGGCGGAGCCTAAATCGCGGATAGTGGTCTTTTCCAGGCTTAGACCAACCTCATCGGATATTACTTGACCGCTGGTGATAACGGCGATGTCTTGCAGCATCGCCTTACGACGGTCACCAAAACCCGGAGCCTTAACGGCGCAAACCTTGAGTACGCCGCGAATCGTATTGACCACTAAGGTGGCCAGAGCCTCGCCCTCAACGTCTTCGGCAATGACCAGCAACGGACGGCCCGCCTTGGCGACCGCTTCAAGTACCGGCAACATTTCGCGGATATTGGAAATCTTCTTGTCATGAAGCAGAATAAAAGGATTTTCCAGCTCCGTGGTCATGTTTTCTTGCTTATTGACAAAATAAGGAGACAGGTAACCACGATCGAACTGCATCCCCTCGACCACGTCGAGTTCGTTATTTAAGGATTTGCCTTCCTCGACAGTGATCACGCCGTCCTTGCCAACTTTAGCCATGGCGTCGGCGATAATCCGTCCAATGGCATCATCAGAATTCGCTGAAATCGTGCCGACTTGAGTGATTGAACGATCATCCTCGCAGGGCTTGGAAAGTTTTTTGAGTTCAGCGATAACGACTTCAACCGCCTTGTCAACACCACGCTTGAGATCCATTGGATTCATGCCGGCGGCGACCGCCTTCATGCCTTCCTTGATAATGGACTGAGCAAGTACCGTCGCAGTAGTGGTGCCGTCGCCCGCCACGTCGGAAGTCTTGGAGGCAACCTCTTTGACCATTTGGGCACCCATGTTCTCGAATTTATCCTTGAGTTCGATCTCCTTGGCAACCGAAACGCCATCCTTAGTGATGGTGGGAGCGCCGAAACTCTTGTCCAGTACCACGTTACGACCCTTGGGGCCGAGGGTGACCTTGACCGCGTTGGCCAGGACATTGACACCGGACAACATGCGATGGCGAGCATCCTCGCCAAAACGAACATCTTTAGCAGCCATGAAAAAAACCTCTTAAATTCTAAGATTGAGAAATAAACGCACGAGTTTTGGTTTAGCCTTCGAGGATGGCCATGATGTCTTCTTCACGCATTACAAGCAGTTCTTGGCCATCAACCTTAACCTCGGTGCCGGAATATTTACCGAACAACACACGGTCGCCGGTTTTAACATCCATCGGACGTACTTCTCCATTTTCAAGAATTTTGCCACGCCCTACCGCCATCACTTCACCACGAATAGGCTTTTCAGTAGCGGTATCAGGGATAACAATGCCGCCAGCCGAGCGGCGTTCTTCTTCAACGCGACGGACGATTACACGATCATGCAACGGACGGATATTCACTGAGTTCTCCTGACAGATTTTAGACTGGATAAGAATTATGGAACGAGCTACCCAAGGCACTCTTCCGCTCCACGCGGGGGATGCTGTTAGCACTCGCCCCTGACGAGTGCTAATAATAGTGACGCTATCATCAAAGTCAAGTAGCATCGCGGCAAATTTTTGTCCGAATCCCAAAATTGCACTCAAGATAGGAGTTACGCAGTTGAAAAAATATGCTTAACATTTTCAATCGGTTGCAAAAAATAATCCTTTAGTGACTTTCTAGCGGAATCAAACGGTTAAAGTTCAACTGCGTAACTCCTATCAAGATTAATATTGGACTTATGGATAATAAATCACCCCCGGCTAAAGCCGGGGGCTTTAATGGAATAAAGCCTGGTTTACCAGCCAGGGTCCGGGAAATCGGACTACGTTGCAACGAAGTAAAAGACTCACCCTGGGGCGCTTCCTCAACTCCAGGCGCTGAAAGTGGCAGGAGCAGACAAGCTCGGGGGTAGTACGAAACGGTCTGCCGCAAGGTTCGCAAGAACTGAATCTGCGTTGCAACATTGGCGAGGGGAGCCGGGTCGCAAGACTCGTGTCACCAGGCCCGTAAGGGCTGACAGCCGGGAAAGACCGGCTTTTTTGACTGACGGTTTTTCCCGCTAAAACCGTTTCCTTTCATACCTGCCCGGCTAAAGCTCATACCTGCCCGGCTAAAGCCGGTGGTATCTCGGAGACAATGATGAACGCAGATGATGAAAGGTGGATGGCACAGGCGTTAGAATTAGCTCGTCGAGCGGGTGCCCAGGGCGAGGTTCCAGTAGGTGCGGTGGTGGTACGGGCTGGCGTGGTTCTAGGAGAAGGTTGGAATTGTTCCATTGCTCGCTACGATCCCACTGCTCATGCCGAAATTCAGGCACTGCGCGCG contains:
- a CDS encoding chaperonin GroES; the protein is MGFGQKFAAMLLDFDDSVTIISTRQGRVLTASPAWSGRVPWVARSIILIQSKICQENSVNIRPLHDRVIVRRVEEERRSAGGIVIPDTATEKPIRGEVMAVGRGKILENGEVRPMDVKTGDRVLFGKYSGTEVKVDGQELLVMREEDIMAILEG
- the lspA gene encoding lipoprotein signal peptidase, whose amino-acid sequence is MREDKGSSLRWLWVSSVVVLLDQLTKIMMESSLRLYQKIELLPVFNLTLVYNKGAAFSFLADAAGWQRWFFSGLAAVVSGALVFWLNNYSRPGSIWEVFGVSLIIGGAWGNLLDRVRLGHVVDFIQFHWYDWYFPAFNIADSAITLGAGLMILDVFLQIRSYAVEK
- the groL gene encoding chaperonin GroEL; translated protein: MAAKDVRFGEDARHRMLSGVNVLANAVKVTLGPKGRNVVLDKSFGAPTITKDGVSVAKEIELKDKFENMGAQMVKEVASKTSDVAGDGTTTATVLAQSIIKEGMKAVAAGMNPMDLKRGVDKAVEVVIAELKKLSKPCEDDRSITQVGTISANSDDAIGRIIADAMAKVGKDGVITVEEGKSLNNELDVVEGMQFDRGYLSPYFVNKQENMTTELENPFILLHDKKISNIREMLPVLEAVAKAGRPLLVIAEDVEGEALATLVVNTIRGVLKVCAVKAPGFGDRRKAMLQDIAVITSGQVISDEVGLSLEKTTIRDLGSAKRVTVTKDNTTIIDGAGDPADIKGRVDQLRAQIEETSSDYDKEKLQERMAKLAGGVAVIKVGAATEVEMKERKARVEDALHATRAAVEEGVVPGGGVALVRTLNALKGLKGSNHDQDVGISILRRALEEPLRQIVLNAGEEGSVVLSKVLENSGNFGYNASTNEYGDMIEMGILDPTKVARTALQNAASIAGLMITTEAMVSELPQEEKGGHGGPGAGGGMGGMGGMDMM